A single window of Candidatus Melainabacteria bacterium DNA harbors:
- a CDS encoding SDR family oxidoreductase, with protein MTCCKLYGWGCLAESTTIAYRFMAKSPALKDSGRFSLLTTTHLKERVALVTGASRGIGKAIALDLAAQGATVAIVSRNQTALSEVQSEVEALVEKTCPMYVCDVGQPDALEETIQRIQDAYGRLDIIVNNAGVFSSSALVSQDLESWRNVFEVNLTASMRAAKAALPLMIEKKWGRIVNISSISGKSGEPYGAAYSASKFGLIGMTQSLALEVARHGITVNAVCPGWVDTDMAREQLNDEEWCRLNNINREQSLEIARLSVPQERFIEPIEVANLVSYLCSDAARGITGQAINICGGLSLH; from the coding sequence ATGACTTGCTGTAAGCTTTATGGGTGGGGCTGCCTGGCTGAATCGACTACCATCGCATATCGATTCATGGCTAAATCCCCGGCGTTGAAAGATTCGGGAAGGTTTTCGCTGTTAACCACAACTCACTTGAAGGAACGTGTCGCCCTTGTAACCGGGGCCAGTCGTGGCATTGGCAAAGCCATCGCGCTCGATTTAGCTGCTCAAGGCGCAACCGTCGCTATTGTTAGCCGGAATCAGACGGCGTTGTCGGAGGTCCAATCCGAGGTAGAAGCGCTAGTTGAGAAGACTTGTCCCATGTATGTGTGTGATGTGGGACAACCTGATGCGCTCGAAGAGACTATTCAACGCATACAAGATGCTTATGGACGGCTCGATATCATCGTCAATAATGCTGGAGTATTTTCCTCTTCTGCCCTTGTTTCGCAAGATCTGGAAAGCTGGCGAAATGTTTTCGAGGTCAATTTGACTGCTTCGATGCGGGCTGCCAAGGCAGCTTTGCCATTGATGATAGAAAAAAAATGGGGGCGCATTGTCAACATTTCTTCTATATCGGGGAAATCGGGCGAACCATATGGCGCGGCCTACTCTGCTTCTAAATTCGGACTGATTGGAATGACACAGTCGTTGGCACTGGAAGTAGCTCGGCACGGCATCACCGTCAACGCGGTTTGTCCGGGCTGGGTCGATACGGACATGGCGAGGGAGCAACTGAACGACGAAGAGTGGTGTCGTCTAAACAACATCAATCGTGAGCAATCGCTTGAGATTGCGCGCCTTTCCGTACCCCAGGAGCGGTTCATTGAGCCGATCGAAGTGGCGAATCTTGTCTCCTATCTTTGCTCGGATGCCGCGCGCGGAATTACAGGACAGGCTATAAATATCTGTGGAGGACTTTCACTACATTGA